One stretch of Caloenas nicobarica isolate bCalNic1 chromosome 4, bCalNic1.hap1, whole genome shotgun sequence DNA includes these proteins:
- the LOC135988727 gene encoding uncharacterized protein LOC135988727, translating into MEKRYVRNKQESSPRITQVPAATNMGSGQDYSTVEYCGKETSWGLLYRWAKAGVELGLLAELGTNLSLVIQMKAHPNRSSAHESSREVPRLEYFRGWAAGEDAQCLKAAVRPARGAPQPEGSAARPSGQLSLQHRGQRAASTAPRLRLRLPAPLLRPRSPLPPAPLPAPPGPAPPGPSPRYPRPRSPNSAPPAPRPLSPAPIPECPDLTPTSGSGPRVPRPHFARTPHPRFLAPLPRYPGPAPPQELSPLPRLAARPAPFPLAPLSAPSSLLPASCSSLYTLLPPAPLPAPPTPCPPVRAAGNMRGRPRAAAGEAAVPARMPPFSCPRPLQATR; encoded by the exons ATGGAAAAACGCTATGTGAGAAACAAGCAAGAATCCAGTCCAAGGATTACCCAAGTCCCTGCAGCCACCAACATGGGGTCAGGGCAAGATTATTCCACTGTAGAGTATTGTGGAAAAGAGACTTCCTGGGGTCTTCTGTATAGGTGGGCAAAGGCAGGTGTGGAGCTGG GGCTCCTGGCAGAACTGGGGACCAACTTGTCTCTTGTTATTCAGATGAAAGCACATCCCAA CCGCTCGTCTGCGCATGAGTCGTCGCGGGAGGTTCCGCGGCTGGAGTATTTCAGGGGCTGGGCAGCGGGAGAAGATGCTCAGTGCCTGAAGGCGGCCGTGCGCCCGGCGCGAGGGGCACCGCAGCCTGAAGGCAGCGCGGCTCGGCCGTCGGGGCAGCTCTCGCTTCAGCACCGCGGACAGCGCGCAGCGAGCACCGCGCCccggctccggctccggctcccggccccgctcctgcggccgcgctccccgctccccccggccccgctccccgctccccccggccccgctccccccggcccctctCCCCGCtacccccggccccgctcccccaaCTCCGCTCCCCCGGCGCCCCGACCCCTCTCCCCGGCTCCGATTCCCGAGTGCCCCGACCTCACCCCTACCTCCGGGTCTGGTCCTCGGGTGCCCCGTCCCCACTTCGCCCGGACGCCGCACCCCCGCTTCCTGGCACCGCTACCAAGGTACCCCGGTCCCGCCCCTCCGCAGGAgctctcccctctgccccggctgGCCGCCCGCCCAGCCCCGTTTCCCCTCGCCCCTCTCTCTGcaccttcctctctgctccccgcctcctgctcctctctctACACCCTGCTGCCTCCGGCTcctctccccgctcccccgACCCCCTGTCCCCCGGTCCGCGCCGCCGGCAACATGCgcgggcggccgcgggcggcgGCAGGCGAGGCTGCGGTGCCGGCTCGGATGCCTCCTTTCTCCTGCCCTCGCCCGCTTCAGGCGACCCGCTGA